One Hippoglossus stenolepis isolate QCI-W04-F060 chromosome 9, HSTE1.2, whole genome shotgun sequence genomic region harbors:
- the hic2 gene encoding hypermethylated in cancer 2 protein, with product MELPNHAKHLLLQLNQQRAKGFLCDVIIVVENALFRAHKNILAASSIYFKSLVLHDNLINLDTEMVNPSVFRQVLDFIYTGKLLSSSDQSSEQNFSALLTAASYLQLHDLAALCRKKLKRSGGKPLPGKPSTPGPHSRLRLNNQRLSSSTPAGPKNHYPPTPSDADQPQPDEGLRDKLSDDEMFVGSSGKNGNAGNGSSNGNLSSGGSAGEPDLGLDLSKKSPPSAGTATDALSPHSNSQESPQSASVSTTNSASLDDSSATLPGADTETMELNPSSKTSEETPNQPDGPPPQKKSRQGARKNEWPKREASGLKSEDHEKPLVNGVIVGPKDGRSSGVGGGSGSSFASDQSFQCKDEEEGGENGQDHSDESGQSDGESAGGGGGTGGGTQSANYVYRQEGFEPAFGDNLYVCIPCGKGFPSSEQLNAHVETHTEDELYIKEEGGTFVKEEDEEEAEDLSAPVGPSNFGSETRPFKCTVCSKSYKDPATLRQHEKSHWLTRPFPCNICGKMFTQRGTMTRHMRSHLGLKPFACEECGMRFTRQYRLTEHMRVHSGEKPYECQLCGGKFTQQRNLISHLRMHTSPS from the coding sequence ATGGAACTGCCAAATCATGCcaaacacctgctgctgcaactCAACCAGCAGAGAGCCAAGGGCTTCCTGTGTGATGTTATCATCGTGGTGGAGAATGCGCTCTTCCGTGCCCACAAGAACATCCTGGCCGCAAGCagcatttatttcaaatcttTGGTCCTCCACGATAACCTCATTAACCTGGATACAGAGATGGTTAATCCCTCTGTATTTAGACAAGTGCTGGACTTCATCTACACTGGGAAGCTCCTGTCCTCATCGGACCAGAGCAGTGAGCAGAACTTCAGTGCCCTCTTAACAGCAGCCAGCTACCTCCAGCTCCATGACCTTGCTGCTCTGTGCAGAAAGAAGCTCAAGCGCAGTGGTGGGAAACCTCTGCCAGGTAAACCCTCCACGCCAGGTCCCCATAGCCGCTTACGCCTCAACAACCAGAGACTTTCCTCCTCTACCCCTGCTGGCCCCAAGAACCACTATCCTCCAACCCCCTCTGACGCTGACCAGCCACAGCCAGATGAAGGCCTTCGGGACAAACTGTCAGATGATGAGATGTTTGTTGGCAGCTCTGGGAAGAACGGGAACGCGGGAAATGGCAGCAGTAATGGTAACCTCAGCAGTGGAGGGAGTGCTGGGGAACCCGACCTTGGACTAGACCTGTCCAAGAAGAGCCCTCCCTCTGCGGGCACAGCCACCGACGCCCTCAGCCCACACAGCAACTCCCAAGAATCCCCTCAATCTGCCTCAGTATCCACAACCAACAGTGCCTCACTGGATGACTCCTCTGCCACCCTACCAGGTGCAGACACAGAAACCATGGAGCTCAACCCTTCCTCAAAAACCTCAGAGGAAACCCCAAACCAGCCCGACGGGCCCCCACCCCAGAAGAAATCCAGACAAGGCGCTCGCAAGAACGAATGGCCCAAGAGAGAGGCGTCAGGTTTGAAGTCTGAAGACCACGAAAAGCCCCTGGTTAATGGGGTGATTGTGGGTCCTAAAGATGGCCGCTCCTCTGGCGTGGGAGGAGGCAGTGGTAGCAGCTTCGCCTCGGACCAGTCGTTCCAGtgtaaagatgaggaagagggaggagagaatgGCCAGGACCACAGCGATGAGAGCGGTCAAAGTGATGGAGAGAGTgccggaggtggaggaggaacaggagggggAACTCAGAGCGCCAACTATGTGTACAGGCAGGAAGGGTTTGAGCCAGCATTCGGAGACAACCTCTACGTGTGCATTCCCTGTGGTAAGGGCTTCCCCAGTTCCGAGCAGCTCAACGCTCACGTGGAGACTCACACTGAGGATGAGCTCTACATCAAAGAAGAGGGGGGGACCTTCGTgaaagaggaagacgaggaggaggcggaggaccTCTCTGCCCCTGTGGGTCCCTCCAACTTTGGCTCCGAAACGCGTCCATTCAAGTGCACAGTCTGCAGTAAGAGCTACAAAGACCCGGCAACACTGAGACAACACGAAAAGAGCCACTGGCTGACCAGGCCCTTCCCCTGCAACATCTGTGGCAAAATGTTCACCCAGAGAGGCACCATGACGCGCCACATGCGCAGCCACCTTGGCCTCAAGCCGTTTGCATGTGAAGAGTGTGGCATGAGGTTCACACGCCAGTACCGTCTGACAGAGCACATGCGGGTCCACTCTGGGGAGAAGCCGTACGAATGCCAGCTATGCGGGGGGAAGTTTACCCAGCAGCGCAACCTCATCAGTCACCTGAGAATGCACACCTCACCCTCTTAG